In the genome of Nocardia sp. NBC_00416, one region contains:
- a CDS encoding MFS transporter: protein MSTTELPRLGSAGGRWIVLATVLGSSVASLDATVVNIALPRIGAALGTDVAGLQWTLNGYTLTLASFILLGGSFGDRFGRRKVFVAGAVGFAVASLLCGAAVNIEMLVAARVLQGVAGAMLTPGSLALISASIDHRDQGAAIGLWSGFGGVAGALGPFVGGWLIEVAGWRSIFFINIPLVLVVVLVSLRHVPESRDPNAAGRIDLPGALVVAVALGALTLGLIDAVPLLVGTGLLLLAVFVRIELRSDHPLVPPSLFASRVFTAANLVTLAVYAALGGVFFLLVLELQLVAGYSPLLSGVATIPITVLMLALSAPAGRWAQRHGPRLPMTSGPVLAASGLMLLPRIGPGASYPVDVLPGVLVFGLGLSVLVAPLTGAVIGAVAASEAGIASGVNNAVARTAQLLAVAALPGLAGITGALDDPAAFDSGFAVAMWICAGLLLTGALLAAVLLRPPRRKPDLGNVDCLPQCGVAGPAVAPAHSAR, encoded by the coding sequence GTGAGCACCACTGAGCTGCCCCGACTCGGGTCGGCCGGCGGACGCTGGATCGTGCTGGCCACGGTTCTCGGATCGTCGGTGGCCTCACTGGACGCGACCGTCGTCAATATCGCGCTCCCCCGGATCGGCGCCGCGCTGGGCACCGATGTCGCCGGACTGCAGTGGACGCTCAACGGCTACACGCTGACCCTCGCCTCGTTCATTCTGCTCGGCGGCTCGTTCGGCGACCGGTTCGGCAGACGGAAGGTGTTCGTCGCCGGCGCCGTGGGGTTCGCGGTGGCGTCGTTGCTGTGCGGTGCGGCGGTGAACATCGAAATGCTGGTGGCCGCCAGAGTATTGCAGGGGGTGGCCGGGGCCATGCTCACGCCGGGCAGCCTGGCGCTGATCTCGGCGTCCATCGACCACCGCGACCAAGGTGCGGCGATCGGCCTCTGGTCGGGATTCGGCGGGGTGGCCGGCGCACTCGGGCCATTTGTCGGCGGCTGGCTGATCGAGGTCGCGGGATGGCGGTCGATCTTCTTCATCAATATTCCGCTGGTGCTGGTCGTGGTGCTGGTATCGCTGCGACATGTGCCGGAGAGCCGCGATCCGAACGCCGCCGGCCGGATCGACCTCCCCGGCGCGCTGGTGGTCGCGGTGGCGCTCGGGGCGCTGACCCTCGGACTGATCGACGCGGTACCGCTGCTGGTGGGCACCGGCCTGCTGCTGCTCGCGGTATTCGTCCGGATCGAGCTGCGCAGCGACCATCCGCTGGTGCCGCCGTCACTGTTCGCCTCGCGCGTGTTCACCGCGGCCAACCTGGTGACCCTCGCGGTGTACGCGGCGCTCGGCGGGGTGTTCTTCCTGCTGGTTCTGGAACTACAGCTGGTGGCCGGATACTCGCCGTTGTTGTCAGGGGTGGCCACCATACCGATCACGGTGCTGATGCTCGCGCTGTCCGCCCCCGCCGGGCGCTGGGCACAGCGGCACGGACCGCGGTTGCCGATGACATCGGGGCCGGTCCTGGCCGCGAGCGGACTGATGCTGTTGCCGCGGATCGGGCCCGGCGCGTCGTATCCGGTCGATGTGCTACCCGGTGTCCTCGTCTTCGGTCTCGGACTGTCGGTGCTCGTCGCCCCGCTCACGGGTGCGGTGATCGGCGCGGTCGCGGCGAGTGAGGCGGGTATCGCCTCCGGGGTGAACAATGCCGTCGCCCGGACCGCCCAGTTGCTCGCGGTGGCCGCGTTGCCGGGACTTGCCGGTATCACCGGGGCACTCGACGATCCGGCCGCTTTCGATTCGGGTTTCGCCGTCGCCATGTGGATATGCGCCGGCCTGCTGCTCACCGGCGCGCTGTTGGCGGCGGTGCTGCTGCGACCGCCGCGGCGCAAGCCCGACCTCGGCAATGTCGACTGCCTGCCGCAGTGCGGGGTCGCCGGCCCCGCGGTGGCCCCGGCGCACTCCGCGCGCTGA
- a CDS encoding MFS transporter: MASSLAGTVIEWYEFYIYGTASALIFGELFFPSADPLVGTLLALSSFALAFLARPVGAAIFGHFGDRIGRKKLLVISLSMMGVATVAIGFLPTYDTIGVLAPVMLVVLRVVQGISLGGEYSGAVLMSVEHTKPSRRGFFGSLINTGASWGLLLASLMFLLLSYLPDEAFRSWGWRVPFWSSALLIAIGMAIRVSVAETPEFRAVVSAAEVEKLPIRTVFAVHWRSVVLMALSYLSAGATFYVATVFSLSYGAQHLGVDRSTTLELVTGVTVVAIVGVPAFGWLSDRIDRKLVYLAGIAGMAVVPWVWFPMLGTTSVLVMFAGFVLLFIPYCAAYGTMPAFFAQIFPARVRYSGMAIGYSLGTVFGSGLSPLIATSLLGVTGSWYAIAAFMTGFGVVSFVATLAMRELPPIAEPPGATGPAAPGA, from the coding sequence GTGGCCTCCAGCCTCGCCGGCACGGTGATCGAATGGTACGAGTTCTATATCTACGGCACAGCGTCGGCGTTGATCTTCGGCGAACTCTTCTTTCCCAGTGCGGACCCCCTCGTGGGCACGTTGCTGGCACTCTCCAGTTTCGCGCTGGCCTTCCTCGCGCGGCCCGTCGGCGCGGCGATCTTCGGGCATTTCGGAGACCGGATCGGTCGCAAGAAGCTGCTGGTGATCTCGCTGAGCATGATGGGCGTGGCCACGGTAGCGATCGGATTCCTGCCCACCTACGACACGATCGGTGTCCTGGCGCCGGTCATGCTGGTGGTGTTGCGGGTAGTGCAAGGTATTTCGCTGGGCGGTGAGTACAGCGGCGCGGTGCTGATGAGCGTCGAGCACACGAAACCGTCCCGCCGGGGCTTCTTCGGAAGCCTGATCAACACCGGTGCGAGCTGGGGCCTGCTGCTGGCGTCGCTGATGTTCCTGCTGCTCTCCTATCTTCCCGATGAGGCGTTCCGTTCCTGGGGCTGGCGGGTGCCGTTCTGGTCGAGCGCACTGCTCATCGCGATCGGGATGGCGATCCGGGTCAGCGTTGCCGAAACCCCGGAGTTCCGGGCCGTCGTGAGTGCGGCCGAAGTCGAGAAACTGCCCATCCGCACGGTATTCGCCGTGCATTGGCGCTCGGTGGTGTTGATGGCGCTGTCGTACCTGTCGGCCGGCGCGACCTTCTATGTCGCCACGGTGTTCTCGCTCTCCTACGGTGCGCAGCACCTCGGCGTCGACCGTTCGACGACGCTGGAACTGGTCACCGGCGTCACGGTCGTCGCGATCGTCGGCGTTCCCGCGTTCGGCTGGCTCTCCGATCGCATCGACCGCAAGCTCGTCTATCTCGCCGGTATCGCGGGCATGGCCGTAGTGCCGTGGGTGTGGTTTCCGATGCTCGGAACCACCAGTGTCCTCGTCATGTTCGCCGGATTCGTCCTCCTCTTCATCCCGTACTGCGCCGCCTACGGAACGATGCCCGCGTTCTTCGCACAGATCTTCCCGGCTCGGGTCCGGTACTCGGGAATGGCCATCGGGTACAGCCTCGGCACAGTGTTCGGCAGCGGTCTGTCGCCCCTGATCGCGACATCGCTGCTCGGTGTGACCGGAAGCTGGTACGCGATAGCCGCTTTCATGACCGGATTCGGTGTCGTCTCCTTCGTGGCGACGCTCGCGATGCGAGAACTCCCACCGATCGCCGAGCCGCCCGGCGCGACCGGCCCGGCCGCGCCGGGCGCATGA
- a CDS encoding DUF1206 domain-containing protein, producing MFEISTARPASVANRLGRNRVFERLARTGFVMAGVVHVLIGYLAVRIASGGGGATDQSGAMGELAAEPGGVLVLGGGVAAFAFMALWRLAEAVLGKNSPGGAQGSASAVLHRAKAFAVALVYFGYAITAFGFARGSGRSSSGQSAGLSARLMQSTGGTIVLVVAGLVLVAVGGYHLYKGVTRKFVEELRTHNSLLRRIGTVGYTSKGLAIAGVGVLVIVAVNQSDPGKAGGLDAALKTLGAQPYGPVLLVAAGLGIATYGLYDFACARYAEM from the coding sequence ATGTTCGAGATTTCCACAGCCAGGCCGGCCTCGGTCGCGAACCGGCTCGGGCGCAATCGCGTATTCGAGCGTCTCGCCCGCACCGGCTTCGTGATGGCCGGGGTCGTGCACGTGCTGATCGGATATCTGGCAGTGCGTATCGCATCGGGGGGTGGTGGCGCCACCGACCAGTCCGGTGCGATGGGCGAGCTGGCGGCCGAACCCGGTGGTGTCCTCGTGCTGGGCGGCGGCGTGGCGGCCTTCGCGTTCATGGCACTCTGGCGGCTCGCGGAGGCAGTGCTGGGGAAGAACTCTCCCGGCGGCGCGCAGGGGAGCGCGTCGGCAGTGTTACACCGGGCCAAGGCGTTCGCGGTCGCGCTCGTCTATTTCGGCTATGCGATCACCGCGTTCGGCTTCGCCCGTGGCAGCGGTAGGTCGAGCAGCGGTCAGAGCGCCGGGCTGTCGGCGCGACTGATGCAGAGTACCGGGGGCACGATCGTCCTCGTCGTCGCCGGGCTCGTCCTCGTCGCCGTGGGCGGCTATCACCTGTACAAGGGCGTCACGCGCAAATTCGTCGAAGAACTGCGCACCCACAACTCCCTGCTGCGCCGGATCGGAACTGTCGGGTACACCAGCAAGGGGCTCGCCATCGCGGGCGTCGGCGTTCTGGTGATCGTCGCGGTGAACCAGTCCGACCCCGGCAAAGCCGGTGGTCTCGACGCCGCCCTGAAAACGCTGGGCGCGCAACCGTACGGCCCGGTCCTCCTGGTCGCCGCAGGCCTCGGTATCGCCACCTACGGTCTCTACGATTTCGCGTGTGCCCGATACGCCGAGATGTGA
- a CDS encoding IclR family transcriptional regulator — protein MSTAHDEVPPGTQTLARGLAVIRAVADGAHGLRAIVEYTGLGRSSTHRLAQLLVNQDFLRHDNRGYTLGPALIELGFKALHGNPLPLVARPVLEELSAAVLDTVHLAVEDGGSVLYLDKLSGSRGAEMRSRIGYRMPLTRAGVGKALLLDAADRWTEQYTADEDQLPVAARNGDPEGFRTRMQEYARAGAAMDLEDNEPGIRCVAAPIRDASRAIVGAVSVSATTPYMPHERMRGLVPVVRRAAGRISASLGYQGT, from the coding sequence ATGAGTACTGCGCACGACGAGGTCCCGCCCGGCACCCAGACGCTCGCCCGGGGCCTCGCGGTCATCCGAGCGGTGGCCGACGGCGCACACGGATTACGCGCGATCGTCGAATACACCGGTCTGGGCCGCAGCAGCACCCATCGACTCGCCCAACTGCTGGTGAACCAGGACTTCCTGCGGCACGACAACCGGGGCTACACCCTCGGCCCGGCACTGATCGAACTCGGCTTCAAAGCCCTGCACGGCAACCCTTTGCCGCTGGTGGCCCGGCCGGTGCTCGAGGAGTTGTCGGCCGCCGTACTCGATACGGTCCATCTGGCCGTCGAAGACGGTGGTTCGGTGCTCTACCTCGACAAGCTGTCCGGGTCGCGCGGTGCGGAAATGCGGTCGCGGATCGGGTACCGGATGCCGCTGACCCGTGCGGGAGTCGGCAAAGCACTGCTGCTCGACGCCGCCGATCGCTGGACCGAGCAGTACACCGCCGACGAAGACCAACTCCCGGTCGCCGCCCGGAACGGCGACCCGGAGGGCTTCCGCACCCGGATGCAGGAATACGCGCGCGCCGGCGCGGCCATGGACCTGGAGGACAACGAACCGGGCATCCGCTGTGTCGCGGCCCCGATCCGCGACGCCTCCCGCGCCATCGTGGGAGCGGTGAGCGTTTCGGCCACCACGCCGTACATGCCGCACGAGCGGATGCGCGGGCTGGTCCCGGTCGTCCGCCGGGCCGCGGGACGGATCTCGGCGTCGCTGGGCTACCAGGGAACCTGA
- a CDS encoding helix-turn-helix domain-containing protein, with protein MDTLELLAHPVRLRIVHRLSGGQACTTRQLCDRLPDVSKATVYRHVEILVTAGILEVADEHRVRGAVERTYRLRPARAVVDAHTAAAATRADHRAIFAAAMATLLAEFNTYLDRDTADPAADLVGYRQHAIWLAPDEVAGLIDDLRAAILPHLRNSPTPERAQYLLSPILFPAGGPREDERPDEAAERNT; from the coding sequence GTGGATACCTTGGAGCTGCTGGCACACCCGGTGCGGTTGCGGATCGTTCACCGCTTGTCCGGCGGACAGGCCTGCACGACCCGCCAGTTGTGCGACCGCCTGCCCGACGTATCGAAGGCGACGGTGTACCGGCACGTCGAAATACTGGTCACCGCGGGCATTCTCGAGGTCGCCGACGAACACCGGGTACGCGGCGCGGTCGAGCGCACCTACCGCCTCCGCCCGGCCCGCGCGGTCGTCGACGCCCACACCGCCGCCGCCGCGACGCGCGCGGATCATCGCGCAATCTTCGCCGCCGCCATGGCCACCCTGCTGGCCGAATTCAACACCTACCTCGATCGCGACACCGCCGACCCCGCCGCCGACCTGGTCGGCTATCGGCAACACGCGATCTGGCTCGCACCCGATGAGGTCGCGGGTCTGATCGACGACCTGCGCGCGGCAATCCTTCCGCACCTGCGGAATTCGCCCACCCCGGAGCGCGCACAGTATCTCCTGAGCCCGATCCTGTTCCCGGCCGGCGGGCCACGAGAGGACGAGCGGCCGGACGAGGCAGCCGAGCGGAACACGTGA
- a CDS encoding 2-dehydro-3-deoxygalactonokinase: MTPDRPGLSMPRLIALDWGTTSMRSWLLGDEGRILETREPAGGLLDMAAGIDAADPAARARAYEAAYLDVCGGWLRDHPGLPALACGMVGSAQGWCEAGYLTVPARLDSTARSLTEITLAAGAVHLVPGLRVASDARHDIPGDVLRGEETQVIGVLELIARPDAEHIVVLPGTHTKWMRIEDRTVRSFTTAMSGELYGLVTGHGLLSHTATDPRRDDAAFTRGLTAGFSPRERGLATALFGARALVLDGLLAPSSLADYLSGVVLADEVRHLLPQYRAERIVLCGNADLCRRYAAALRMRGVVTEVVGEDAAAAGLWSIAVAAGVVAAEAASR, encoded by the coding sequence ATGACACCGGACCGGCCAGGGCTCTCGATGCCGCGCCTCATCGCACTCGACTGGGGTACGACATCTATGCGCTCCTGGCTGCTCGGCGACGAGGGGCGGATTCTCGAGACCCGGGAGCCCGCCGGGGGGCTACTCGATATGGCCGCCGGAATAGACGCCGCGGACCCGGCGGCGCGGGCGCGCGCCTACGAAGCGGCCTACCTGGATGTGTGCGGTGGGTGGCTGCGCGATCATCCGGGCCTCCCCGCGCTCGCCTGCGGCATGGTCGGCAGTGCTCAGGGGTGGTGCGAGGCCGGGTATCTGACCGTGCCCGCCCGTCTCGACAGCACCGCACGCTCACTCACCGAGATCACCCTCGCCGCGGGCGCCGTGCACCTGGTGCCCGGTCTGCGCGTCGCCTCCGATGCGCGCCACGATATCCCCGGTGATGTGCTGCGAGGTGAGGAAACTCAGGTCATCGGCGTGCTCGAGCTGATCGCCCGGCCCGATGCCGAACACATCGTGGTCTTGCCGGGGACTCACACCAAGTGGATGCGGATCGAGGACCGCACGGTGCGGTCCTTCACCACCGCGATGAGCGGTGAGCTGTACGGACTGGTCACCGGGCACGGGCTGCTCAGCCACACCGCGACCGACCCGCGGCGCGACGACGCCGCCTTCACCCGCGGCCTGACCGCGGGTTTCTCGCCACGGGAGCGTGGACTGGCCACCGCCCTGTTCGGCGCGCGGGCACTCGTCCTCGACGGCCTGCTCGCACCGTCGTCGCTCGCCGACTATCTCTCCGGTGTCGTCCTGGCCGATGAGGTGCGCCATCTGCTTCCGCAGTATCGGGCGGAGCGCATCGTGCTCTGCGGTAATGCCGACCTGTGCCGCCGGTACGCCGCCGCGCTGCGGATGCGCGGTGTGGTGACCGAGGTCGTGGGGGAGGACGCCGCCGCGGCGGGGCTGTGGTCGATCGCCGTGGCGGCGGGGGTCGTCGCGGCGGAAGCGGCCTCGCGATGA
- a CDS encoding alpha/beta fold hydrolase translates to MSATDRDVATDLGTLRVRVAGTGPAMLLWPSLLMDHTLWDAQVAHFAPRYTTIAVDPPGHGASARLDRMFTFDECARCLLQILDAVGAERAHIVGNSWGAMIGATFSALYPERVLTSILMNGTASPARMRQRLEYSALLVLARMRGGFQPPLTRPALTAFLGPTSLATRPDVVEHTLRTVRANDVGSVAPAVRSVVVHRPDQRGLLAQIRTPTLVIGGREDATFPPAEVEDMARAIPAARLMFVEDAAHLVALEVPGRVNTLMDDFLRQHEPSR, encoded by the coding sequence ATGAGCGCGACCGACCGCGATGTTGCCACCGACCTGGGCACGCTGCGGGTCCGGGTCGCCGGAACCGGGCCGGCCATGCTCCTGTGGCCGAGCCTGCTCATGGACCACACGCTCTGGGACGCGCAGGTCGCTCATTTCGCACCGCGATACACCACCATCGCGGTCGACCCGCCCGGCCACGGCGCGAGCGCGCGGCTCGACCGGATGTTCACCTTCGACGAATGCGCCCGATGCCTGCTCCAGATCCTCGACGCGGTCGGCGCCGAGCGCGCGCATATCGTCGGCAACTCCTGGGGCGCGATGATCGGCGCGACCTTCAGTGCGCTCTACCCGGAGCGAGTACTGACCAGCATTCTGATGAACGGCACCGCCTCGCCGGCCCGAATGCGACAGCGCCTCGAATACAGCGCCCTACTCGTCCTCGCTCGTATGCGCGGCGGGTTCCAGCCACCTCTCACTCGCCCCGCCCTCACCGCGTTCCTCGGGCCCACGTCGCTGGCGACCCGGCCGGACGTGGTCGAGCACACGCTACGGACGGTGCGCGCCAACGACGTCGGTTCGGTGGCGCCCGCGGTACGCAGCGTCGTCGTGCACCGGCCCGACCAACGCGGCCTCCTCGCACAGATCAGGACCCCCACATTGGTCATCGGTGGCCGCGAGGACGCGACCTTCCCGCCCGCCGAGGTCGAGGATATGGCGCGTGCCATCCCGGCGGCGCGGCTGATGTTCGTGGAGGATGCCGCGCATCTGGTCGCCCTCGAAGTGCCCGGCCGCGTGAACACGCTGATGGACGACTTTCTGCGGCAGCATGAGCCATCCCGCTGA
- a CDS encoding class I SAM-dependent methyltransferase has product MRTDGDEWDIVTGVGLTALGVATFRALESAHPDPLIHDDYAALFVRAAGEQYFVDLLADPPKMGDTPLIPGFMGLRTKFFDDFFRSATAGGVRQAVILAAGLDARAYRLDWPAGTVVFEIDRPEVLQFKDQVLADHGALPRADRRTVAVDLRDDWPKALAAAGMDPGATTAWSAEGLLPYLPGAAQDALFEHIGDLSVPGGRLAVESAPVGAGQSCFASIESKYFDKNPFGDIDPTELFYYDERSDPERWLLDHGWSVRAFSSADLASGYSLTLPELPDEIEQEWQRPRYLSAVQGG; this is encoded by the coding sequence GTGCGCACCGATGGAGACGAGTGGGACATCGTGACCGGTGTGGGACTCACCGCGCTGGGCGTCGCGACATTCCGGGCACTGGAGTCGGCCCACCCCGATCCCTTGATCCACGACGACTACGCGGCACTGTTCGTGCGGGCCGCGGGCGAACAGTATTTCGTGGATCTCTTGGCCGATCCGCCGAAAATGGGCGATACCCCGCTGATTCCCGGTTTCATGGGGCTGCGGACCAAGTTCTTCGACGATTTCTTCCGGTCCGCCACCGCGGGCGGGGTCCGGCAGGCGGTGATCCTGGCCGCTGGGCTGGACGCGCGCGCCTACCGGCTCGACTGGCCCGCGGGAACCGTCGTGTTCGAAATCGACCGCCCCGAAGTACTCCAGTTCAAAGACCAGGTCCTCGCCGACCACGGCGCGCTACCGCGGGCCGATCGCCGGACCGTGGCCGTCGATCTGCGCGACGATTGGCCGAAGGCGCTCGCGGCCGCCGGGATGGACCCCGGCGCGACTACGGCATGGTCGGCCGAGGGATTGCTGCCGTATCTGCCGGGCGCGGCCCAGGACGCGCTGTTCGAACACATCGGCGACCTCTCCGTTCCGGGCGGCCGTCTCGCCGTGGAAAGCGCCCCGGTCGGAGCCGGACAGAGCTGCTTCGCGTCTATCGAGTCGAAATACTTCGACAAGAATCCGTTCGGCGATATCGACCCGACCGAACTCTTCTACTACGACGAGAGATCCGATCCGGAGCGATGGTTGCTCGACCACGGCTGGTCGGTCCGCGCCTTCAGCTCGGCCGATCTGGCGTCCGGCTACTCTCTCACGCTTCCGGAGTTACCCGATGAGATCGAACAGGAGTGGCAACGGCCGCGATATCTGTCCGCGGTCCAGGGCGGTTGA
- a CDS encoding FadR/GntR family transcriptional regulator: MELSAAFSTSLSRRPLPELIAERIVAAIAAGVLAPGDRLPSEPQLAKQMSVGRGSLREALAKLQDAGVVEVIRGRGAFVREPPTDDSRMRFALWSRAESARVTQLLEARVGLESTAAGLACERADPADLTSLAAACADHEEAHRTGDLAAMVVTDEEFHRRLVACAHNDVVADLYRTLTPGLKEFRRQLLSREGAERRSTHDHARIVAAVTEKNYDAARKGVIAHLWPMYSEMVAAAAGGDYTPGYDGAEIFIG; this comes from the coding sequence ATGGAGTTATCGGCCGCATTCTCGACGTCACTGTCGCGGCGACCGCTTCCGGAACTCATCGCCGAGCGGATCGTCGCGGCGATCGCCGCCGGAGTTCTCGCCCCGGGCGACCGCCTGCCCTCCGAACCGCAACTGGCCAAACAGATGAGCGTCGGCCGTGGTTCACTGCGCGAAGCTCTGGCCAAACTCCAGGACGCCGGCGTCGTGGAAGTGATCCGCGGGCGCGGCGCGTTCGTCCGTGAACCGCCCACCGACGACTCCCGGATGCGATTCGCCCTGTGGAGCCGCGCCGAGAGCGCCCGGGTCACGCAGCTACTCGAAGCACGAGTAGGGCTGGAATCCACCGCGGCCGGGCTCGCCTGCGAACGCGCGGACCCCGCGGATCTGACATCCCTCGCGGCCGCGTGCGCCGATCACGAAGAGGCCCACCGCACAGGCGATCTCGCCGCGATGGTGGTCACCGACGAGGAATTCCACCGTCGACTCGTCGCCTGCGCACACAACGACGTCGTCGCCGACCTCTACCGGACCCTGACCCCCGGTCTGAAAGAGTTCCGCCGGCAACTCCTGTCCCGGGAGGGCGCCGAACGGCGGTCCACCCACGATCACGCCCGGATCGTCGCGGCGGTCACCGAGAAGAACTACGACGCCGCACGAAAAGGCGTTATCGCCCATCTGTGGCCGATGTACTCCGAGATGGTGGCCGCGGCGGCCGGAGGCGACTACACGCCGGGCTACGACGGCGCCGAGATATTCATCGGATGA
- a CDS encoding LLM class flavin-dependent oxidoreductase, whose protein sequence is MTEPLTFGAPVAIHPDADPLDDIRWADGRAEVDTAWMIDHLQGWFPRGASSPVLGDPHHVLDPLAVLAAASATTRRVGLGVAVTDPVRRTNVALAHTASTISWLSGRRFKLGIGAGDPGQLRPFGLHSGTERTGRLHYVRPALEQLSALRTPDSPGWDADLPIAHRPGYDLCVAAHGPRMLELTALHGDGWIPSSITPADYGHKLGRLRRHAELAGRDPASVGPMLFLWTALAGTRKESRALLDHPTVRAVALYRGRAAFEAAGFRYPLDHSYIPQEIAPGDAEALLRRIPDQIVEASVLHGSPAEVRRRLDEYHRAGCAHVILWDIGRFADRDGAERFREAFTTIARA, encoded by the coding sequence ATGACCGAACCGCTGACCTTCGGCGCACCCGTCGCGATTCACCCCGATGCCGATCCGCTCGACGACATCAGGTGGGCCGACGGTCGCGCGGAGGTCGATACCGCGTGGATGATCGACCATCTCCAGGGCTGGTTTCCGCGGGGCGCGTCGAGCCCGGTGCTCGGCGATCCGCATCATGTGCTGGACCCCCTCGCGGTACTGGCCGCGGCATCCGCCACCACCCGGCGGGTGGGACTCGGCGTCGCGGTCACCGACCCCGTCCGGCGGACGAATGTGGCGCTGGCGCATACCGCGAGCACGATCAGCTGGCTCAGCGGCCGCCGGTTCAAACTCGGGATCGGTGCCGGTGATCCCGGGCAGTTGCGCCCGTTCGGATTGCACTCCGGAACGGAAAGAACCGGCAGGCTGCACTATGTCCGGCCCGCGCTCGAACAGCTCAGTGCGCTCCGGACGCCGGATTCGCCCGGATGGGACGCCGACCTTCCGATCGCGCACCGGCCGGGTTACGACCTCTGCGTCGCCGCGCACGGGCCCCGGATGCTCGAATTGACCGCACTCCACGGCGACGGCTGGATACCCTCGTCGATCACGCCCGCCGACTACGGGCACAAGCTCGGCCGGCTGCGCCGCCACGCCGAGCTGGCCGGGCGCGACCCCGCGTCGGTCGGTCCGATGCTGTTCCTGTGGACCGCGCTCGCGGGTACCCGCAAGGAGAGCCGTGCCCTTCTGGACCATCCCACTGTCCGCGCGGTCGCGCTCTACCGGGGCAGAGCGGCTTTCGAGGCGGCCGGATTCCGGTATCCGCTCGACCACAGTTACATTCCGCAGGAGATCGCCCCCGGGGACGCCGAAGCCCTGCTGCGCCGGATACCGGACCAAATCGTCGAGGCATCGGTCCTGCACGGATCACCTGCGGAGGTGCGTCGGCGACTCGACGAATACCACCGAGCGGGCTGCGCCCATGTGATCCTCTGGGACATAGGTCGTTTCGCCGACCGGGACGGCGCCGAACGTTTCCGCGAAGCCTTCACCACGATCGCCCGGGCGTAG
- a CDS encoding alpha/beta hydrolase family protein, with protein sequence MDRIESGVATWRPPAYVNPDAFDEREVTVGAGPLAVPGTVTLPRGAGPHPAAVLLAGGGAFDRDGSAGPNKNLKDIAWGLACRGVAVLRFDKVTYTHREQTAVAGFTPTEEYVPHAVAGVDLLRGFATVDGARVFVIGHSMGGRFAPRVAAADPAVAGLVVLAGDTVPLQWSMVRVIEHLTRVAPATAAGLPTVEAAIEQAELVDGPALTVDSPADELPFGMPAPYWLDLRAYHPPAVAAALSVPMLILQGERDYQVTVEHDLAGWRAGLSGRRDVTIRTYPADDHMFFPGAGPSMPADYTHPHHVDIEVITDIAAWVARPRPGR encoded by the coding sequence ATGGATCGAATCGAGTCCGGCGTGGCGACATGGCGGCCACCCGCATACGTGAACCCGGACGCGTTCGACGAACGAGAGGTGACGGTCGGCGCCGGGCCGCTCGCGGTGCCGGGCACGGTGACTCTTCCGCGCGGCGCCGGGCCGCACCCCGCGGCCGTACTGCTGGCCGGTGGCGGTGCGTTCGACCGGGACGGTAGCGCGGGCCCGAACAAGAACCTCAAGGACATCGCGTGGGGGTTGGCCTGCCGCGGTGTGGCGGTGCTGCGCTTCGACAAGGTGACCTACACGCACCGCGAGCAGACCGCGGTGGCCGGATTCACGCCGACCGAGGAGTACGTCCCGCACGCTGTCGCGGGTGTCGACCTCCTGCGCGGGTTCGCGACCGTCGACGGTGCACGTGTCTTCGTGATCGGCCACAGTATGGGCGGCCGGTTCGCGCCGCGCGTGGCCGCCGCCGACCCCGCGGTGGCGGGTCTGGTCGTCCTCGCGGGGGACACGGTGCCGTTGCAGTGGTCGATGGTGCGTGTCATCGAGCATCTGACGAGGGTCGCCCCGGCGACGGCGGCGGGATTGCCCACTGTCGAAGCTGCCATCGAACAGGCGGAACTGGTGGACGGTCCGGCGCTGACAGTCGACTCTCCCGCCGACGAACTGCCCTTCGGGATGCCGGCGCCGTACTGGCTGGACCTGCGCGCCTACCATCCGCCGGCCGTGGCCGCGGCGCTGTCTGTGCCCATGCTGATCCTGCAGGGAGAACGCGACTATCAGGTCACGGTCGAGCACGACCTCGCCGGTTGGCGGGCGGGGCTGTCCGGTCGCCGGGACGTGACGATCCGCACGTACCCGGCCGATGATCACATGTTCTTCCCCGGGGCCGGGCCTTCGATGCCTGCGGACTATACGCACCCGCATCATGTCGATATCGAGGTCATCACCGATATCGCCGCCTGGGTCGCCCGGCCACGACCGGGTAGATGA